The Triticum urartu cultivar G1812 chromosome 5, Tu2.1, whole genome shotgun sequence genome contains the following window.
TTCTCGATGTCCTTTCCAAAGAACTCCATTGTTTGTGAAATCTTGACGGTGCAGATGACATCGcacaaaaatgttcatcatggtGGACACGGCCAAAAAAATAGGCGGTGTTCTAGCCTCATGGTATGGCAACTTATCGTAGGATAGATTAAACATGATGAATATGGAGATCTCATGATCATATTGAGTTGATTTGGTTTGTGTCTTCTTTTTTTTCGTTGTCTATTGGTCTTGTCCTCTAACAATACATCAACAAACGGAAACTCACAGGGATATCCGGTGTGGGGCACGCACCTGTTCAGCCGTATCGACAGACCGATATTGCCTCATGATCCTTAAAGTTGTTGAATCCCGCACAAGAACACAACAATTTTAGAACTTAGTAGTTGAAACTTATGATTTTGTCAATCGCGGGATTTAGAACTTACGATTTTGTCTATCGCTCATACTAAGTCTCGACGGCTCATCTTGTGAAGTGTGGCACCCATTTATTTTCCGAAGGCATGTAATTTCTTCGAGCCCATGTTGAATTTTCTATGAGAAAATGAGCATAAGCATGGGTTCCATTGGAATTTAGTTGCCCCTATACAAAATTCCTCTAAAAATCCTACAGTCCAAAAGAGATATGCGAAATGTACGTTATTTAATGGGTGGTACTGAGCGCACTGGTCCTTTTGGGTCTTAGCACGGCGACTTTCCGACTGTCTAATAGAAGTATAGAACAAGCTTTTGCGCGACTCCGATGATGAAGGGGTGATGACGGCGGCGCGACTTCGGCTCGCTCTAGTGATTGtggtcgtcgctaggtggtctacggaccTGAATGTAATTATATTTCTAGCGTTCTTTGTACTGCCTTGACAGTTGAGAAATAAATCGAAATTTTTTCTCGGAAAAAGAAAAAGTAGGATGGGTTTTGAGCTACGGATTGTGCTAATAACACCCATCAATGAAAGAGAAATACAGAGAGGAAACGGTGGCCATGGCCGGGGTGCGGGGTACCCTAGGACGGATGAAAGCGGTACCCTATCCAGGACGGCACTTCCTTCGTCGTCCCGGTAAACATCCGCCATTATAAATACCGCCGAAGCTCTCACTCCCACACGCCTAAACCGCTACGCGTACGCCCCCGGCCAGAACCAAAAGCCCCTCTCCCTTTCCGCCATTAAAATACTCGGGCCGGAAGAAACTCCCCGAAGCACCAGTGACCGCGCTAGGCTGCTAGCTAGCGTCGCGCGTATTGGTGCTGGTGGCATCGGGCTTCGCGCGGCGGCCGCCGGTGTAACCTTTGGGAGGAGGTGTGGGGCGGGGGATGTACGGCGCGCCGCTGTCCAAGGACCTCAACCTGCCAGCCCAGCTGCAGCCGGCGGCCAACGGCGTGCGCACGCCGCCGCAGATGAGCTCCCCCGGCCTGCTGCGGTACCGGTCGGCCCCGAGCGCCATGTTCGGCGACGTGTGCGGGGACTTCCTCCCGGCCTCCGCCGGCGCCGGTGCCGGGCACCGCCAGGGCAGCCCGGACCACGCCGCCGACACCGGCTTCGCCCGCTTGCTCTCCGGCCACCACCACCAGCAACACCACCCCGAGATGAGGGACAAGCCTCCCCGCCCCGCCGCCAGCCACTTCACCGaggaccccgccgccgcctccatggcctcgcagcagcagcagcagctcatgtACCAGTCGCAGCAGCAGATGGCCGCCATGGAGGGGCTGTTCCGCACGGCAAGCTCCGGCGCCACGGACCCCGTCGCCGCCGGCAACGACAGCCTGCTCCGGCAGAGCAGCTCCCCCGCCGGGTTCGTCAACCATCTGAACATGGACAACGGTAGGTGCCTTAACCCCTTCCCCATTACGAGCTCTGTTTCTTGGCTCTCGCGCTCGCCATGTAGCGGCACTGCAGCAGCAATCATGAGCTCGCTCGCTAGCTGGGAGTAGACAGCTTGAGTAGCTAGCTGCTTTCCATTTCTGGAACCGTCGCGTCGAGCAGTTAATGGAATACTGGTGCTACTCCACTCCTAAACCCCGCAGGCTACGGGAGCATGCTCAGGGCGGGCATGAccggcgccggaggaggagggTACAGGAACGGCGACGCGCGGCTCAAGGGGCAGCTGAGCTTCTCGTCGCGGCAGGGGTCGGTGATGTCGCAGATCTCGGAGATGGTCGGCGAGGAgatgggcggcggcggcagcagcggcgaCGACGAGGCCGGCAGCAACGGCGCCGGCTACGGCGGCATCCCCGGGTACCCGGTGGTCgccccctccgccgccgccggctgggacgagccctcgccgtccccgtcgccctCGCTGCTGTCGTCCGACGGCATGTCCGGGCCGGCCGCGAAGCGGCGCCCGCGCGACGGCGCGGCGCGGCAGGTGAAGCCGCAGTTCAGCCTGCCGGCCGGCAGCaagccgtcgccgtcgcccgagATCGCGGCCATCGAGAAGTTCCTCCAGTTCCAGGACTCGGTGCCGTGCAAGATCCGCGCCAAGCGCGGCTGCGCCACCCACCCCCGCAGCATCGCCGAACGGGTCCGTATACTCAGTCCACACAGCTCACCACCATGTCATGCCGTTCACGTCTGTCTCGCCGGCCGATTCTGA
Protein-coding sequences here:
- the LOC125509683 gene encoding transcription factor bHLH130-like, whose protein sequence is MYGAPLSKDLNLPAQLQPAANGVRTPPQMSSPGLLRYRSAPSAMFGDVCGDFLPASAGAGAGHRQGSPDHAADTGFARLLSGHHHQQHHPEMRDKPPRPAASHFTEDPAAASMASQQQQQLMYQSQQQMAAMEGLFRTASSGATDPVAAGNDSLLRQSSSPAGFVNHLNMDNGYGSMLRAGMTGAGGGGYRNGDARLKGQLSFSSRQGSVMSQISEMVGEEMGGGGSSGDDEAGSNGAGYGGIPGYPVVAPSAAAGWDEPSPSPSPSLLSSDGMSGPAAKRRPRDGAARQVKPQFSLPAGSKPSPSPEIAAIEKFLQFQDSVPCKIRAKRGCATHPRSIAERVRRTKISERIRKLQELVPNMEKQTNTSDMLDLAVDYIKELQMQVKVMKDGRASCTCAAGRPPRSFAS